The following proteins come from a genomic window of Falco peregrinus isolate bFalPer1 chromosome 16, bFalPer1.pri, whole genome shotgun sequence:
- the TCP11 gene encoding LOW QUALITY PROTEIN: T-complex protein 11 homolog (The sequence of the model RefSeq protein was modified relative to this genomic sequence to represent the inferred CDS: inserted 2 bases in 1 codon; substituted 2 bases at 2 genomic stop codons), with amino-acid sequence MELIRQEAEHGALDIHGLTTYVLGTMARLCAPIRDEEVRRLQSLIDPAXLLREIFHVFGLMRMDMLNFTIQILRTHLQDHTIQYEQKKFRELLDKLPNTLDRTRAXLCKAAAEAFASSSXSCHPHSAVSGSPAAHSAGAASSSTTGPSLMSVLNRGYMNVLCREPGREQYPETLLMDQARLQEVHVQVNLLTVIAAVQLVTAGICGSTLCGSPGFVARLKQVTKVLLEGLSCTRYEEALEDTSNQVLQEVGILSQLGSSAFTAEKCAFLKAQIKNIAGKGNAVRHVIEQRIHSFLDLFISPDGQNSQKDFPKGLDPIQEELLEVGHRFGSVMHNRQVFRPFYSAFLRALFPDAAADSDGGMADSY; translated from the exons ATGGAGCTGATTAGACAGGAGGCTGAGCACGGAGCTCTGGATATCCATGGCCTCACCACGTATGTCCTTGGCACCATGGCAAGGCTGTGTGCGCCCATTCGAGATGAAGAAGTACGAAGGTTGCAAAGCCTCATAGACCCAGCTTAGCTTCTAAG GGAGATCTTCCACGTGTTTGGCCTGATGAGAATGGATATGCTGAATTTCACCATCCAGATCCTCCGCACCCACTTGCAAGACCACACCATCCAGTATGAACAGAAGAAATTCCGGGAACTCTTGGATAAGCTGCCTA ATACCCTGGATCGCACAAGAGCATGactgtgcaaagcagcagcagaagcgtTTGCGTCCTCTTC CAGCTGCCACCCCCACTCCGCAGTCAGTGGCTCACCTGCCGCACACTCAGcaggggcagccagcagcagcacaactgGGCCAAGTCTCATGTCCGTGCTAAATCGAGGATACATGAATGTGCTTTGCCGGGAGCCTGGGCGAGAGCAATACCCTGAG aCATTGCTTATGGATCAGGCTCGACTGCAGGAAGTACACGTACAGGTGAATCTGCTTACCGTCATAGCTGCAGTCCAGCTAGTGACCGCTGGCATCTGTGGAAGCACCTTATGTGGCTCACCTGGGTTTGTAGCTAGGCTGAAACAGGTAACAAAGGTCCTCCTGGAAGGGCTGTCTTGTACCAG GTATGAAGAAGCTTTAGAAGATACCAGCAACCAAGTGCTCCAGGAAGTCGGCATACTCTCACAGCTGGGTTCCTCTGCTTTTACCGCTGAGAAATGTGCTTTCCTGAAAGCCCAGATAAAAAACATTGCAGGGAAGGGCAACGCAGTCCGGCACGTCATTG AGCAGCGGATTCATTCCTTCCTTGACCTCTTCATTTCCCCTGATGGACAGAATTCTCAGAAAGATTTCCCAAAGGGCCTTGATCCCATtcaggaagagctgctggaagttGGGCACAGGTTTGGAAGCGTCATGCACAACAGGCAGGTGTTCCGACCTTTCTACTCGGCATTTCTCAGGGCGCTTTTCCCAGATGCAGCAGCAGACTCAGATGGAGGGATGGCAGATTCTTACTGA